In Juglans regia cultivar Chandler chromosome 13, Walnut 2.0, whole genome shotgun sequence, the following proteins share a genomic window:
- the LOC109015438 gene encoding uncharacterized protein LOC109015438: MLRTGSWVSCNLRSILQLLRHDMISCSSYMYRGYRPVFAVDKFEKDYRMSGGFRLFSTSTGGNWTKLYGNAVNHDNDKVEIPAPAPAPSPPKLFFFRWAKWILGSILALSLPLWNRDWGKLRRIEGEAEMVVEEVEIVAEVVEKVASVAEKVSAEFAEKLPEDSKLKEAALLVERVSKEAAHDAQLTTDFIHKADVLKEDFEALVEPVIDKISKQESEAAGK; the protein is encoded by the exons ATGCTCAGAACAGGTTCCTGGGTTTCCTGCAACTTGCGGAGTATTCTTCAACTACTTCGTCATGACATGATATCTTGCTCCAGCTATATGTATCGGGGATACCGTCCGGTTTTTGCTGTAGATAAGTTTGAAAAAGACTATCGGATGAGCGGAGGGTTTCGGTTGTTCAGCACCAGTACTGGCGGAAACTGGACAAAACTCTATGGCAACGC gGTCAATCATGACAATGACAAGGTTGAAATACCCGCACCAGCACCAGCACCTTCCCCTCCAAAGTTGTTCTTCTTTCGTTG GGCAAAATGGATCTTGGGATCTATATTAGCTTTGTCACTACCATTGTGGAATCGGGATTGGGGGAAACTACGAAGGATCGAAG GAGAGGCGGAAATGGTGGTGGAAGAGGTTGAAATCGTGGCTGAAGTTGTAGAAAAGGTAGCTAGTGTGGCAGAGAAGGTATCAGCAGAGTTTGCAGAAAAGCTTCCAGAGGATAGTAAACTCAAGGAAGCAGCTTTGTTAGTAGAACGTGTTTCAAAAGAGGCTGCCCATGATGCTCAACTAACAACAGATTTCATTCACAAG GCGGATGTGTTGAAGGAAGACTTTGAGGCATTGGTTGAGCCCGTGATCGATAAGATATCCAAGCAAGAATCCGAAGCAGCTGGCAAGTAA
- the LOC109022138 gene encoding classical arabinogalactan protein 7-like, producing the protein MILAMFAGSALPMSPEPTPAWSPANPPTSTPPPSSSTPSAPPEYSTAPAKPPANVPSPNATSPLPSPPPPHPTSPSPSSTPLSDSPPALNASPPEAPAPGNNAAVSNRFAVSASLVVVLLTAVFAM; encoded by the coding sequence ATGATTTTGGCAATGTTTGCGGGCTCCGCATTGCCGATGTCTCCGGAGCCTACTCCGGCATGGTCTCCAGCCAACCCACCGACTTCGACTCCACCACCGTCGTCATCGACTCCTAGTGCTCCACCAGAGTATTCGACAGCGCCAGCAAAGCCGCCGGCCAATGTGCCGTCTCCGAATGCCACTTCTCCTCTGCCATCTCCGCCGCCTCCTCATCCTACTTCTCCTTCTCCGTCCTCTACTCCGTTGTCGGACAGTCCTCCCGCGTTGAATGCATCCCCTCCCGAAGCGCCTGCCCCGGGCAACAACGCCGCCGTTTCCAACAGATTCGCCGTCTCTGCGTCCCTTGTAGTCGTTCTCCTCACAGCCGTTTTCGCCATGTAA
- the LOC109022137 gene encoding BCL-6 corepressor-like protein 1: MARLSIPSLMAVLVAFSVASTMAQPPAPSPSKSPLASPPTKVIAPVQSPAATTPASAPSPVKTPPTSAPSPTVVTSPPSPSPVSPEASASPPASIAATPSEAPGPAENSAGLSRVGFAGSLGVGVFAAAALLFCGPKYNTSFYYLHRPISDRYKQSLLRLSQILHILSVSQFFILAHSHSLRLFETRRMAHSGIFILMLLTAMLVGSTIAQSPASSPKTSPPVSSPTSPAVTPPVSAPSPQAAAPSPTAVNSPPSPSPASSEAPASPPSSISPPSEAPGPAQSGAVSNRLALAGSVALAVSAGFLMI; encoded by the exons ATGGCTCGCTTAAGCATTCCTTCATTAATGGCAGTGCTGGTAGCATTTTCTGTGGCCTCCACCATGGCACAGCCCCCGGCGCCGTCTCCCTCAAAATCCCCACTAGCGAGTCCACCAACGAAAGTCATTGCTCCTGTGCAGTCTCCGGCCGCTACGACTCCCGCATCTGCACCGTCTCCTGTGAAGACTCCGCCGACAAGTGCTCCATCCCCGACAGTGGTGACCTCTCCGCCGTCGCCTTCCCCTGTTTCTCCTGAGGCTTCGGCGAGCCCTCCTGCGTCAATTGCTGCTACGCCTTCGGAAGCTCCCGGGCCGGCGGAGAACAGCGCGGGTTTGAGCAGAGTCGGGTTCGCTGGATCTCTGGGCGTCGGAGTATTCGCAGCAGCAGCTTTGCTTTTTTG TGGTCCCAAGTACAACACGTCTTTCTATTATCTGCACCGTCCTATTTCCGACCGTTACAAGCAAAG CCTGCTTCGTCTTTCACAGATCCTCCACATTCTCTCAGTATCACAGTTTTTCATCCTCGCACATTCTCACTCCCTCCGTCTATTCGAAACTCGTAGAATGGCTCACTCAggcattttcattcttatgcTACTGACCGCAATGTTGGTGGGCTCCACCATAGCACAATCTCCAGCGTCGTCCCCGAAGACATCTCCACCGGTCTCGTCTCCCACCTCTCCGGCTGTGACTCCTCCAGTTTCTGCTCCTTCTCCTCAGGCGGCTGCTCCATCTCCGACTGCAGTTAACTCTCCTCCGTCGCCGTCTCCCGCGTCCTCCGAAGCTCCGGCGAGCCCTCCCTCATCGATCTCGCCACCGTCCGAAGCACCGGGACCGGCCCAGAGCGGTGCCGTTTCCAACCGTCTCGCACTCGCTGGATCTGTGGCTCTTGCGGTATCCGCTGGGTTTTTGATGATCTAG
- the LOC109007357 gene encoding bifunctional riboflavin biosynthesis protein RIBA 1, chloroplastic-like, producing the protein MAFINTSSPSTTALSRLQLCKSFNLFNRLHSVNPSLARRYTADFPLIRLGGKLPLSIKGVGKTRATVISGEGDLLSYANGNGVEENNSLIGDQSVGLGVQPDVVAFRTLAADTALTGSGFPIYDEFDMDLPTEGFSSIPEAIEDIRQGKIVVVVDDEDRENEGDLIMAAQLATPEAMAFIVKHGTGIVCVSMKGKDLERLQLPLMVAQKDNDEKLSTAFTVTVDAKHGTTTGVSARDRATTVLALASNDSKPDDFNRPGHIFPLKYRDGGVLKRAGHTEASVDLAVLAGLDPVAVLCEVVDDDGSMARLPKLRQFAEQEKLKIISIADLIRYRRKRDKLVDRSAAARIPTMWGPFTAYCYKSILDGIEHIAMVKGDIGDGKDILVRVHSECLTGDIFGSARCDCGNQLALAMQQIEAAGRGVLVYLRGHEGRGIGLGHKLRAYNLQDDGRDTVEANEELGLPVDSREYGIGAQMLRDLGVRTMKLMTNNPAKYVGLKGYGLAIVGRVPLLTPVTKENKKYLETKRAKMGHVYGLEFNGRLNSLISGNGKQSVSGASNAVSEA; encoded by the exons ATGGCATTCATCAACACATCTTCTCCTTCAACAACAGCTCTCTCTCGCCTCCA GTTATGCAAAAGCTTCAATTTGTTCAACCGGTTGCACTCGGTGAATCCTTCTCTCGCAAGAAGGTATACAGCTGATTTTCCCTTGATCCGGTTGGGTGGGAAATTGCCCTTAAGTATTAAGGGTGTTGGTAAAACTAGAGCTACAGTCATATCTGGTGAAGGTGACCTTCTATCTTATGCCAATGGGAATGGTGTTGAGGAAAATAACTCTCTCATTGGTGATCAATCAGTTGGACTTGGCGTACAACCTGATGTGGTTGCATTCAGAACACTTGCAGCAGATACTGCTCTTACGGGGAGTGGTTTTCCCATTTATGATGAATTTGATATGGATCTCCCTACAGAAGGTTTTTCTTCCATCCCCGAGGCCATTGAGGACATTCGCCAGGGAAAG ATTGTAGTGGTTGTGGATGATGAGGAcagagaaaatgaaggagatTTAATTATGGCGGCACAGTTGGCAACACCTGAGGCTATGGCTTTCATAGTGAAGCATGGAACTGGCATAGTTTGCGTGAGTATGAAAGGTAAAGACCTGGAGAGATTACAGCTCCCTCTGATGGTGGCCCAGAAGGATAATGATGAGAAACTTAGCACTGCTTTTACAGTGACCGTG GATGCCAAACACGGTACAACCACAGGGGTATCTGCTCGTGATAGGGCAACAACAGTATTGGCTCTTGCATCCAATGACTCAAAACCTGATGATTTCAACCGTCCGGGCCATATTTTTCCATTGAAATATAGAGATGGTGGTGTTTTGAAAAGAGCTGGGCATACAGAAGCTTCTGTGGATCTTGCCGTGCTTGCTGGGTTGGACCCTGTTGCAGTTCTATGTGAGGTTGTGGATGATGATGGTTCCATGGCTAGATTACCAAAGCTTCGTCAATTTGCAGAGCAGGAGAAGTTGAAAATTATATCCATTGCTGATTTGATTAG GTATAGAAGGAAAAGAGATAAATTAGTCGATCGCTCTGCTGCTGCCAGGATACCTACAATGTGGGGGCCTTTTACAGCCTACTGTTATAAATCCATTTTAGATGGGATTGAGCACATTGCAATGGTTAAG GGTGACATTGGGGATGGGAAGGATATTCTTGTGAGAGTACACTCAGAATGTCTCACAGGAGATATTTTTGGATCGGCAAGATGCGACTGTGGAAACCAGCTGGCACTTGCCATGCAGCAGATTGAGGCTGCTGGCAGGGGTGTACTGGTGTACCTCCGTGGACATGAAGGGAGGGGCATTGGTTTGGGCCACAAGCTTCGTGCTTATAATCTACAAGATGATGGGCGTGATACAGTGGAAGCCAATGAGGAGTTAGGCTTGCCTGTTGACTCCCGAGAATATGGCATTGGTGCACAG ATGCTTAGGGATTTAGGTGTTCGAACAATGAAGCTAATGACCAACAATCCTGCTAAGTATGTTGGGCTCAAGGGTTATGGTTTGGCGATTGTGGGCAGGGTGCCATTATTAACTCCGGTTACAAAAGAGAACAAGAAATATTTAGAGACCAAGCGTGCTAAAATGGGCCATGTCTATGGTTTGGAATTTAACGGCCGATTAAATAGTCTTATCAGTGGCAATGGTAAACAGAGTGTCAGTGGTGCATCCAATGCTGTTTCTGAGGCTTGA